The nucleotide window GGGGGAACACGTCAACCTGTTCCCATCGCCTTCAGCCAATGCAGGTTATGCCACCGATGCGCCGACAAACGCGTCACGACAAACCACGCGCCCGCCCAAGCGGCCGCCACCACCAGCGCATCACATCGTCCGCTATTCCACCAGTTCAGCGAATGACGCGCAGCGATCCACGGCACGCCGAGCGGGTTCGGCCAATCGGCGAGCAGATGCATGATGCCGCCGCACGCAAACCCGAACAGCGCCGCCGCGGCCGGATAATGTCCAAGCCAATGATAAGCAGCGGCGAGCAGCGCGATCCACGCGACACCCCAATGCGTCGCCGTACGATGCGTGATCCACAGTCTGCGCGTGCGCGACCACCACGCCACTTCGAGCCAATCGGGCGCAGTGCC belongs to Paraburkholderia sp. SOS3 and includes:
- a CDS encoding metal-dependent hydrolase, translated to MASNAAHHATGWAAGAIAAAIVAHSGAGGPYHVWIAIAFGAGVTGGTAPDWLEVAWWSRTRRLWITHRTATHWGVAWIALLAAAYHWLGHYPAAAALFGFACGGIMHLLADWPNPLGVPWIAARHSLNWWNSGRCDALVVAAAWAGAWFVVTRLSAHRWHNLHWLKAMGTG